In Juglans microcarpa x Juglans regia isolate MS1-56 chromosome 7D, Jm3101_v1.0, whole genome shotgun sequence, the following are encoded in one genomic region:
- the LOC121238089 gene encoding cation/H(+) antiporter 4-like — protein MAWGLANSQQPFPWVVRPDPTTASSDWKDSLPEGFREATGERLTTIYIMMDGRSLPYPSKVSQQFEIQMIVVFLITQAFHCMLKRQGMPPFTSQLITGLVLSPPILGHLKVFRVIFSSRSQELIYVLGFIGQTLFVFLSAVKTDMGMMKRMGRKAFCTGIACQVSPLLFGNLLQFTLKKCWLPEEMYHKNSILTAAHSLTSFPVVVYLLEHLRILNSELGQLALSASLVSDLSGLMIMVLFEVFRISTEISVTRAMMTVGSILIYLFLIAYAFRPAMFWVVRKTPEGKPVKGMYIHIIMALMFLSGLYANYNVLPFFLGPFVLGMAVPAGPPLGSTIVSKLNCFTEQVFHPLYVTAAAMKADMHSVTFSDRSITFNIILICSTFVAKMVGSLVPPLYSKMPLNDALAVALILSFKGVNHLTIYFCTLMFKEDPKEGEAVFSLLTIAILVNALIIPVLVKYLYDPSRKYAGYQKRDIMHCRGNAELRVLVCIHGSANVATTIKLLEAACLSRERPLEIYVLHLIPLIGRASPIFISHNKQKTVSSSSSFSENIIVPFERFKQERKVVGLSLNLFTAITPPKCMHEDICTLALDRLTSLIVLPFHRKWSIDGSFESDDNNIRTLNYNVLQLAPCSVGILVDRGHLGRSMASTESSYSVAMFFLGGNDDQEAIIFAKRLAGNTNITLTVVHLVASETDGDIQIDNLLDFEVLKDVKRNNVGNAYVIYSEEKVEDGPQTAMVIRSMAYKFDLIIVGRRHNIDSPQTSGLAEWSEFPELGVIGDLLASSDVVGSKASILVVQQQQTDDR, from the exons ATGGCATGGGGGCTGGCTAACAGCCAGCAGCCTTTCCCGTGGGTGGTTCGACCGGATCCAACAACTGCTAGTTCGGATTGGAAAGATTCACTTCCTGAAGGTTTCAGAGAAGCCACTGGAGAAAGGCTCACAACCATATACATCATGATGGATGGACGATCCTTACCATATCCATCAAAAGTTTCGCAACAA TTTGAGATCCAGATGATTGTTGTTTTCCTCATCACGCAGGCCTTCCATTGCATGCTCAAGCGTCAAGGAATGCCTCCTTTTACCTCTCAACTCATT ACTGGCTTGGTTCTTAGTCCACCAATCCTTGGGCACTTGAAGGTATTCAGGGTTATATTTTCCTCCAGAAGTCAAGAATTGATATATGTGCTAGGTTTCATCGGTCAAACACTGTTTGTGTTTTTGAGTGCTGTGAAGACTGATATGGGAATGATGAAGAGAATGGGAAGAAAAGCCTTTTGTACTGGAATTGCCTGCCAAGTATCACCTTTGCTATTTGGCAATTTACTGCAGTTCACACTCAAAAAATGTTGGCTACCCGAAGAAATGTATCATAAAAACTCAATTCTAACAGCAGCACATTCGCTAACTTCATTTCCAGTTGTCGTTTATCTACTTGAGCACCTTAGGATTCTGAATTCCGAGCTGGGTCAATTAGCCTTATCTGCATCATTGGTCAGCGACCTTAGTGGCTTGATGATCATGGTCCTTTTCGAAGTGTTTAGAATTTCGACCGAGATAAGTGTTACGCGCGCTATGATGACGGTCGGATCAATTCTCATCTATCTTTTTCTCATTGCATATGCATTTCGACCGGCAATGTTTTGGGTAGTGAGGAAGACACCTGAAGGCAAGCCTGTCAAAGGCATGTACATTCACATCATCATGGCGTTAATGTTTCTGTCCGGGTTGTATGCTAATTATAATGTTTTGCCTTTCTTCCTCGGACCTTTTGTTCTTGGTATGGCTGTACCAGCTGGACCTCCTTTAGGATCCACCATTGTCAGCAAGCTGAACTGCTTTACTGAACAAGTATTTCACCCACTCTATGTGACTGCCGCTGCCATGAAAGCAGATATGCATTCAGTCACATTCAGTGACAGATCCATAACGTTCAACATTATCCTGATTTGTTCTACATTTGTGGCAAAAATGGTGGGGTCTTTGGTTCCACCTTTGTACTCCAAAATGCCCTTGAATGATGCTTTAGCAGTTGCTCTGATTTTGAGTTTCAAAGGTGTCAACCATTTGACCATATATTTCTGCACTTTAATGTTTAAG GAGGATCCCAAAGAAGGTGAAGCAGTGTTCTCTTTGTTAACTATTGCGATCCTAGTAAATGCACTTATCATTCCAGTTTTGGTGAAGTACCTGTATGATCCTTCAAGGAAATATGCAGGTTATCAGAAAAGGGATATCATGCATTGCAGAGGCAATGCGGAGCTCCGAGTCCTGGTGTGCATCCACGGGTCTGCTAATGTTGCTACTACAATCAAACTACTTGAAGCTGCATGCTTGTCTAGAGAAAGGCCCCTTGAAATTTATGTGCTTCACCTTATCCCACTAATCGGTCGAGCCTCCCCAATTTTCATTTCCCACAACAAACAGAAAACTGTTAGTTCCAGTTCTTCCTTTTCAGAGAATATCATTGTCCCTTTCGAACGTTTCAAACAAGAAAGGAAAGTGGTTGGATTATCCCTAAACCTTTTCACAGCAATCACTCCACCCAAGTGCATGCATGAAGATATTTGCACCCTTGCATTGGACAGGCTCACATCCCTCATAGTGCTCCCATTCCATCGAAAATGGTCCATTGATGGGTCCTTTGAATCAGATGACAATAACATAAGGACCTTAAACTACAATGTCCTCCAATTAGCTCCCTGCTCCGTCGGGATCTTAGTTGATCGTGGCCATTTAGGCCGCTCGATGGCTTCAACGGAGTCATCCTACTCTGTTGCCATGTTCTTCTTAGGAGGTAATGATGATCAAGAGGCAATAATTTTTGCCAAACGCTTGGCGGGAAACACGAACATCACCCTGACTGTGGTTCACCTTGTTGCTTCTGAAACCGATGGAGATATCCAAATAGACAACTTGCTTGATTTCGAGGTCTTGAAGGATGTCAAGCGTAACAATGTGGGTAATGCATATGTGATATATTCAGAGGAGAAAGTGGAAGATGGGCCTCAGACGGCAATGGTAATTCGCTCTATGGCGTACAAGTTTGACCTAATAATTGTTGGCAGGCGACATAACATAGATTCCCCTCAGACCTCAGGGCTTGCGGAATGGAGTGAATTCCCAGAGCTTGGGGTCATCGGAGACTTGCTCGCCTCCTCAGATGTCGTTGGTAGCAAAGCTTCTATCTTGGTGGTGCAGCAACAACAAACAGATGATAGGTAG